The DNA segment AATAATTCTCATAAAGAATTGTTTTATATAAAGAAAAAGCCAATCTGACTATATAATATCGCCGAAGAATAGTCGGATTGGCTCTTAATAAAAGACGTACTATGGTCTTATATGAGTCGTAATTTGGTCTCAAGACCAAATATAGCCTCAAAAATATATTACATCCCGGGATCGCCAGCGGGGTAAAAAGAGGGGCTAAGGGGTTGCTTCTCTCTCCAACTCCAGAAACCGCAACGTATCCGCCGGTATATTGGGCGCAACACCTTCGGGCAGGACGAGGGTGACAGCCCCATCAGAAGTATCGGCAATACCGCTCCGCAAATTCACAGTATGCGCGGCAACACCTGTGGGCGTGATAAAGTCCCGCGATGGTTTACCTATACTCTTCATAAACGCAGCCCAAATCGGTGCAGCGCCACTCCCGCCGGTAATCTGGCGTCTGCTCCTCTTCTCGATCAGCCGACGGCCACCCTCGCGGTTGTCAAAACCAATCCACACACTCGCGACCAGATCGGGTGTAAACCCCGTAAACCAGGCATCTGTATTGTCATTTGTCGTACCGGTCTTCCCTGCAGCAGCACCATGAAACCCAAACGCGCGAATCGCGCGACCCGTGCCGCGATTGACAACATGCTGCATCAAATTGACCATAATCACCGCATGTTCGGGATCAATAACAAGCCTGGGATCTGGCCGATGTTCATAGTGTATTTGCCCTGTGGCATCCTCAATACGCGCGATAAATGTCGGCATCACGCGAAAACCGTAACTCGCAATCGCGCCATAGGCAATCGCCATATCGAGCAACGTCACCTCCTGCGCCCCCAGGGCAATACTCGGATACGGTCTAAGCCTGCTCTGAATACCCAGGCGCTGCGCCAGATCGACAATGCGTTCGGGACCTATCTCCATTGCAATTTGCACACTCGTCGCATTTGCCGACTTGACCAGTGCATTCGCCGCAGTGGTAAGCCCCAGATATTTATCTGCAAAATTCTTGGGCGACCAATCCTCATCGTTCACGCGATAAGTACGCAGCGAATCATTAAAAAGAGAAATCGGCGAAAAAGCACCGCTTTCAAAAGCCGCCAGGTACACAAAAGGCTTAAAACCCGAACCCGGTTGACGCCGCGCCTGTGTGGCGCGGTTGTAATAACTGATAAAAATATCGCGCCCACCCACCATCGCTTTGACATATCCAGTCCGCGGATCCAGGCAAATCAACGCACCCTGTACATAATCGGCGCGCTGTTCAGATGAAGCACTGCCATAATCTGAAAACCCCAGACGCGCATCCAGATCTGCCAACCCCCTGGCCACGGCACGCTCGGCAGCCTGTTGCATAGACAAATCGAGCGTCGTGTAAATATCCAAACCGCCAAAACTCAGCGCCTGAGCACCCCACAGGCGTGTAACCTCGGCTTTAACAGACTCCACAAAATACGGAGTCCGATTCTGGGGCATACGTCCAGAAACGAGTTGCAATTCCGAGGCCAGTGCATCCTGGACATCCTCTGAACGAATAAAACCCAACACCTGCATGCGGTTTAAAACGAGCGTAGCACGCGCCAGAACGCGAGATTGGTCTTTGCGGAACGGATTGAGCACACTCGGCGCATTGGGAAGCCCGGCAAGTATTGCAGCTTCGAGAAGCGTAAGATCCGCGGCGCGCTTGCCAAAATAGGTCTGCGCTGCATCGGCAAGACCATAGGCATTGGCACCGTAAAAACTGCCATTGATATAAATTTCGAGCAACCTATCTTTATAGCCCACACCATAGTGGCGTTCAAAAAGGGCTTCGAGTTGCGTTGCGAGAAGAATTTCTTTTAGCTTTCGCACATAAAATTTTTCTCGCGTAAGAAAAATATTTTTCACAATCTGCTGTGTAATCGTGCTACCGCCCCGCACCCTGCCCCAGTGTCGGATATTGCCCAAAAAAGCACCGACCATACCTTTAATACTGTACCCGCGATGATGATAAAAATCCGCATCTTCAATAGATAGCACAGCCTGAACAAAATGCGGATGCACCTCGTCGAGACCAACGCGCCCCACGCGTTGATTAACCGTATAGAGCAACTCCCCCGACGCTGCGTAAATATTGATCCCGGACTCTGCCAATAAGCTATCGGGATCATCGGGCAACCTCGGCAAAGTAACCACAAGCCAGCATGCTGCGCCCAGCACAATGAGCAAAACATCGGCGATGAGGAAAATGATGAGGAAAAGACCGCGATGTGAGATGACGTTCATAGGATATGCCATTACTCCACAATTTCGGAAACAGCACCCGCCTCAATTTCAAAAACAACGGGCACCTGACTTCCCTCGCGAAAAAGCTCACCGCGAAAACGCCCGAGGTCGCGATACAGGAAAATCTTTGCAATCTGCCCATTTTGATACGCGTCAATCAGAGCCTCTTTCTCGCGCAGTCTCAAATCGGGAATAACC comes from the Gemmatimonadota bacterium genome and includes:
- a CDS encoding PBP1A family penicillin-binding protein, giving the protein MAYPMNVISHRGLFLIIFLIADVLLIVLGAACWLVVTLPRLPDDPDSLLAESGINIYAASGELLYTVNQRVGRVGLDEVHPHFVQAVLSIEDADFYHHRGYSIKGMVGAFLGNIRHWGRVRGGSTITQQIVKNIFLTREKFYVRKLKEILLATQLEALFERHYGVGYKDRLLEIYINGSFYGANAYGLADAAQTYFGKRAADLTLLEAAILAGLPNAPSVLNPFRKDQSRVLARATLVLNRMQVLGFIRSEDVQDALASELQLVSGRMPQNRTPYFVESVKAEVTRLWGAQALSFGGLDIYTTLDLSMQQAAERAVARGLADLDARLGFSDYGSASSEQRADYVQGALICLDPRTGYVKAMVGGRDIFISYYNRATQARRQPGSGFKPFVYLAAFESGAFSPISLFNDSLRTYRVNDEDWSPKNFADKYLGLTTAANALVKSANATSVQIAMEIGPERIVDLAQRLGIQSRLRPYPSIALGAQEVTLLDMAIAYGAIASYGFRVMPTFIARIEDATGQIHYEHRPDPRLVIDPEHAVIMVNLMQHVVNRGTGRAIRAFGFHGAAAGKTGTTNDNTDAWFTGFTPDLVASVWIGFDNREGGRRLIEKRSRRQITGGSGAAPIWAAFMKSIGKPSRDFITPTGVAAHTVNLRSGIADTSDGAVTLVLPEGVAPNIPADTLRFLELEREATP